tctttgcagCGATTGCATTTGTTCATTGTCCAGGCGCAGAGAGAGACTTGTTCATAAACTGCCTCTTCACAAAGCAGGTCCACCACTTGCTAGGTTTATCATTCTGAGGATCAAACACTTTTTCGCAGAGCCTTAGACCAGTTTCTTGCCTTAACTGCTGCAGGTACGCTCTCATCACCTCATCCTCTTGCTTGTTTGCAGGCTTCGTATACATTGCATTGAGTGGGAAGCCAGGTTCCCCTGGAATTGGGAATTGAGTAATTCCTAACGtgtacatttctttctctccctggccTTTAGAATTACACTTTTGTAGCTTTTTTAAGCATTCGGAAATGTAGAGCGTTATGTATATCAAAGTTCTGTCTGCTTCATtcttaatttcataatttttaaaaaacacatttgctTTGAAGTAGTAGAGGGCCTCCTCAATGATATCCGTGTCCTTAGTTTCTTTAGGCGCCGGGCCTTTGAACT
This is a stretch of genomic DNA from Ailuropoda melanoleuca isolate Jingjing unplaced genomic scaffold, ASM200744v2 unplaced-scaffold50341, whole genome shotgun sequence. It encodes these proteins:
- the LOC117799478 gene encoding actin-related protein 2/3 complex subunit 3-A-like, with product MPAYHSTLMESDTKLIGNMAMLPIKSQFKGPAPKETKDTDIIEEALYYFKANVFFKNYEIKNEADRTLIYITLYISECLKKLQKCNSKGQGEKEMYTLGITQFPIPGEPGFPLNAMYTKPANKQEDEVMRAYLQQLRQETGLRLCEKVFDPQNDKPSKWWTCFVKRQFMNKSLSAPGQ